A genome region from Flavobacterium sp. includes the following:
- a CDS encoding response regulator → MLQQKNSQKIIFHADDDEDDRMLFMDAVNELDMPIKVQQAEDGQKLLNCLYSPALEIPEILFLDINMPGKNGFECLEEIRNADDPLKQLKIIMLSTSSNIENIELSYKLGADLYAVKPSTFHGLKSLLTEILALEWNASWNKKQFLVT, encoded by the coding sequence ATGTTACAACAAAAGAATTCCCAAAAGATTATTTTTCATGCAGATGATGATGAGGATGACAGAATGCTGTTTATGGATGCGGTCAATGAGCTCGATATGCCGATTAAAGTGCAGCAGGCCGAAGACGGGCAGAAGCTTCTTAACTGCCTTTACAGTCCCGCATTAGAGATTCCCGAAATTCTATTTCTTGATATTAATATGCCCGGTAAAAACGGATTTGAATGTCTTGAGGAAATACGAAATGCGGACGATCCTTTGAAACAGCTGAAAATAATTATGCTTTCAACGAGCAGCAATATTGAAAATATTGAGCTTTCTTATAAACTAGGAGCTGATCTGTATGCGGTTAAACCTAGCACTTTTCACGGGCTTAAAAGTCTTCTTACGGAAATCCTAGCATTGGAGTGGAATGCCTCCTGGAATAAAAAACAGTTTCTTGTTACTTGA